The Calothrix sp. PCC 7507 DNA segment ATTAGTGGCTCATCAGTGTTCTGGGCAGCGTCAGTGGCAAAATATAGAAATCAATTTGTTTAAGCAGGTAGCAATTCAAGTTGGTTTTGCTCTAGAACAAGCAGAACTGCTGCAAAAGCTAGAAACAGGCCGTCAAACGGCCGAAACAGTTTCAATGGGAGAAAGACAACAAAAAGAAGCCCTAGAACTACAAATTTTGCACCTTTTGCATGATATTGAAGGTGTCACCAGAGGTGATTTGACGGTGCGTGCTGATGTCAAAGCAGGAGAACTGGGTACCGTCGCTGACTTCTTTAACTCCATTGTCGAAAGTCTGCGGGGAATTGTCACCAAAGTCAAAACGTCGGCTACTCAAGTGAATTATGCGATCGCTTCTAATGAAGGCGCTATCAGTCAACTCGCCGCAGCAGCAATTACTCAAGCTGCTGAAATCAAGCATGTTCAGGACGCGATCGACCAAATAACCCATTCCATTCAATCTGTAGCCGAAAATGCTCAACAAGCCACCATAATTGCTCAGAATGCTTCACGTTCTGCTACTGAAAGTCAACAAGCAATGGATCTAACAGTCGATAGCATCCTGACTGTGCGCGAAACTGTCGATGAAACTGCGAAGAAAGTCAAGCGTCTAGGTGAATCTACTCAAGAAATTGCCCGTGTGGTGTCGTTGATTAACCAAATTGCCCTGCAAACCAACTTGCTAGCCATCAACGCCGGTATTGAAGCCGGACGTGCGGGAGAAGAAAGTCAAGGTTTTGCCATAGTTGCAGAAGAGGTGGCTGAACTAGCGACGCGTTCGGCTTTCGCTACCCAAGAAGTTAAACAAATTGTGGCAAATATCCAACGGGAAACTGATGAGTTAGTACAAGCAATAGAACAGGGAACCACCCAGGTAGTGGAAGGGACAAGAATTGTCAAAGATGCAAAACAGAGTTTAAGTCAAATTTTAGATGTGTCTCACCAGATTGACTCTCTAGTGCAGTCAATTTCCACTGCAACTACAGATCAAGTGCAAACATCGCAAACTGTTAGTCAATTGATCAAAGAAATTGCCGTTGTTTCACAACGCAGCAGCATTTCTGCGCGCTTGGTTTCCGAATCTCTGCAAGAAACAGTGGAGATTTCCCAGGAGTTGCAGAAGACTGTCGAGACATTTAAGGTGAGCTAAATTGACACTAATCCTGGCTATTTTTGAGCAATGCTGCTGGCGATCGCCTCCACATTACTTTGTCGTTAATATCACATTAGTTTCACATCAGTACTATCTCGCAAATCATTGAGGATTAATTTAGTATTTATTAATACCATAAATGCTGGTTCATCGATACTATCAAGATCATAAATTAACAACTAGTTTGCAATCGAGTTGTCTTTAAGTGGACATGACATTAGATAGATAGAGTTTTAATTAATTTGAACATTAACTTATAAATTTTGCAAAAACATGCAATAATCAATATCTACTCGCTTAAGCAAAAAATGGCAATCTAATACAAATAAACCTCACAGCAGCTATGATATTTCACGACTCAGCTACATATTAGCTTGATATTAACAACCTGAAATAAGTAATTGATTGTCCAGGGGAGAAATGGTCTTTTATATCTGCTCTGAGTTTATAGATAGGCAATTTTGGCTAGTATAAAAAACCAAGGTGCATCAAAATTATCAACATTTTTTACTCACATAAAATGACACTCTGGCAATAAATAACTAGTATTCAAAGGCTGAAGTATGAAATGAAGAGATCTGTATAGTAAGCCTTTGAGCGATTTACAATGGTTGGTTTATTTACGCCAAGCTGTATTAGTATTCAAACCAGGTAAGAGTAGGACTGGTATTTGATTTTTGAAATAATACGTAAGGTGGACAAGTCCCACCCTACTAGTATTCAAACTAGGTAATATATTTATCAATGCATCTACTTAATAAGTTTGCTACTCTCTATTAAATTGTGTGTTTGCCGATAGTAAGAATCTGACTCTAAAATAAATAACACTAATCAAATTTGGCTCTGAGAATTAGTCAAAAGTTAATAGTCTATATTAAATATTTGGACTGTTAGCTTTATAGTCTCAAAAGTCAAGAAGAGTGAGTTTTATTTGTATTCAGAAACTTGCTTAATAACTAACCTTAAAGTTCAGTAATCTACTTTTAGCAGAAATTAGCTCTATTACTAACACTGCTTAGTTTTGACTATAATTATTGACGAATAGGCGCAATTTTAAATTATGAAAAATGAATTTAACACTGATAATAATGTGGTGTCACAGCCTGAGATATCTAACCTCAATACACCATTAATGATTGCTCACCGTCAAAATTTAGCACAGCAAATACTTGCACGATGTAAAACCAGAGTAGTTGCTTCCCGAAAACTTAAAAAATCTTTATTAGGAATATTTTTTAACCTTTCTATTACCAATAAACTATTAATTTCTTTAATAGCATCTGAATTAGTTTCTATCTTGGGAATAGGGATAGTTGGTAAATACCTGATTAGTAGTAATTTGCAGACTAGTTCACTAGAACAGGCAAAATCAGCAATATCTTTTGCAGATATTATTGATAATATCAAAAATAAGCAAATGGGCTTTAATTTTCAGGGAAATTCTGATAATCCTGAAATTATTAGAGCCATAAGTCTGCCTAGTCCAGGTCAAATTATAAATCGGCATTTGAAAGTTGAAATCAAGAAAATTATTGTAGATTTATCTAAAAAAAACATTGGAAGTAATAAGAGTCCAATAAAATTTTTTCGTCATCAAACTAATACAACTTTAGTGAGAGAGACTCCAGGGAATCACCTGAATAAATTGCTGGGAAATAGTTGGACGACAGAATTTATCCCAGTGATTTTAGCGTTAGTAATTATCTCAATCTGGGTGCTAATTATCAGGCGCTCGATTATGAAACTGATTCAGGAATTAGAGCAAACAGCTAATAAATTTGCGACAAGCGATCGCTCTACAAAATCTGAGGTTTTCGCCACTGATGAAGTAAAGCAATTGGCGCTCACTTTTAACGACATGGCAAATAATCTTGCTGAACAAGTCATCCGCCAAGAAAATGAAGCCAAACTAGCACAGACAGTTAATGAAATCACTTCTCGCTTTCGCGGTTCACTCAACACTTTACACATCCTCAACGTAGCAGTCACTAGTACCAGAGAAGCCATCAAAGCAGATCGAGTAATTGTCTATCGCTTCGATGAAAATTGGTATGGTACGATTATTGCTGAATCTGTGGGTGCTGATTGGCCTTTAGCTCTAGGGGCACAGATTGCTGACCCTTGTTTTGCTAAAGATTATGCTAATAAATATCAGAAAGGCTTAGTTCAATCATGGGAAGATATCCATAAAGCTGGTTTGACCGAGTGTCACCTTAACCAACTAGAACAATTTGCAGTCAAGGCGAATTTAATCGCGCCAATTTTGATTAACAACAAACTATATGGTTTGTTGATAGCTCACCAGTGTTCTGCGCCGCGTCAATGGCAAGATTTAGAAATCAAATTGCTGAAACAGGTGGCGATTCCAGTTGGCTATGCTCTAGAACAAACATCTCTGTTAGAACAAGTAGAAGCAGCACGTTCTCGTGCAGAAGTCGCAGCCTCTGAGCAACGTCAACAAAATGAAGCATTGCAACAGCAGATACTCCATCTCCTCAGAGATATCGCTGGCGTATCCCAAGGTGACTTAACTGTGCGTTCTGAAGTGAAGTTTGGAGAACTAGGGACTGTCGCTGACTTTTTCAACTCCATTGTGGAAAATCTGAGAGTCATTGTCACTAAAGTTAAAGTATCTGCTAACCAAGTGAACACAGCAATTGGTAATAACGAAGCCGCCATCCGCCAACTTACCGACAAAGCACTTAAACAAGCAAACAACATTAGCCTGACGGTTGCTAGTGTTAATAATATGACACTGTCTATGCAAGCAGTCGCAGAAATTGCAGAAATTGCTTCCCAAGTTGCTCACAACGCTTCTTTAACTGTCGAGGATAGTGAAGCCGCAATGGATATCACCGTCAAGAACATTCTCAGATTGCGCTCGACGATTGGTGATACAGCGAAAAAAGTCAAACGCCTTGGGGAATCTTCGCAACAAATTTCCCATGTAGTTTCTTTGATTAGTCAAATAGCTACACAAACTAACTTGCTAGCCATCAATGCTGGATTGGAAGCGACAAAAGCTGGTGAAGAGAGTGAAGGTTTTGCCATTATTGCCAAAGAAATTGGTGAACTAGCAGTTTGTTGTACTGACGCTACCCAAGAAATTGAGCAAATTGTCGAAAAAATTCAACTAGAAACCAGCGAGGTTATCAAGGCGATGGAACAGGGAACGACTCAAGTTGTAGAAGGGAGTCGCATGGTTGGAGATGCCAAAATAGCCTTGAGTCAGATTCTCAATGTATCTCACCAAATTGATGAATTGGTGCAGTCAGTTTCGCAAATGACTTTATCTCAGGTAGAAACGTCGCAAGCAGTGAGCAAATTAATGCAAGAAATTTCTCAAGTGTCGGAATTTACTAGTACTTCTTCTCGCTGGGTTTCTCAATCTTTGCAACAAACTGTCGAGATTTCCCAAGAGTTGCAGAAGACTGTTGAGACATTTAAGGTTAGCTAGGATTGGGGATTGGGAAGAGTTTCCTCAACTGTTATTAACAGGAGAAGGTAAACAACGGTTCAAAAGTCTTCAACCTCGAAAGTTTGTCTACCTACTGTTACTTTGTCGCCCAATACTAATTTTCGTCCTCGTCGCGTTTCAACTGTGCCATTGACTTTGACATCGCCATCAATAATCATCAGTTTGGCTTGCCCTCCGGTTGGGGCTACACCCACCAACTTTAAAAATTGATCAAGTTTAATCATGGTGTCAATGGTCTTTTATTAATGTGAGTTCGACGGATAGGAAAGCGCAAAAAGCTTGCTGTGTATGAACAAGCACAACATAGCATTCTTCCGGCGATGCCAGCGGCGGGCTACGCCACAATACCATCAAAACAGAAACAAAGGGATTGATTGTCAAAATAAGATTTCTCAGGTAACAGTAAGAATAGAGATTCCTGTTTACTGAGTGAGCTATGCGGCAAGAAGATGCGATCGCCTTGTTACTGGAGCAGATCGCTACCCTAGAGCAGGAGAATATGAAGCTGCAAACTGCAGTGGCGATCGCCTGTGAGCAAGAAAGAACTGCACAGGCAAAAGTTACACAGCCAGTTATTCAATGCGTCTTAGTGCCAGAAGAACAACAACGGGTTGCAGAACTCGAAGCCCAAAACCGTCTCTTAGAGAACCGCGATCGCATCTTAGAAGCCACAGCAACAGCGGCCAATGCCTTATTGACCATTGAAAACTTTGATCAAGCGGTGAATACTGCCTTGAAAGCGATCGGGGAAAGTTTGGATACAGATCGCGTGACGGTGATTGAAAATTTCGCTCATCCATCTGCACCCCTACACTGCTGGAAGCTTTTGTATGAATGGAATTCACCCAACACAGTGTCCCAAATATCCCATCCCGATGAAGCAGAAGGAACTTATGAAGAGGGAGGGATTGCGGAGTGGTATGAGCGTATTAGCCAAGGACAAAGCATTAGTTGTCTACTAGAAGAAATGCCAGAGCCGTTTCGCAGTGGACAAGCTGCAATCGGAGTGAAAGCATTACACATTGTCCCAATTTTTGTTGAGGGCTTGTGCTGGGGAGTGTTGGGATTTGATGACTGTCGCGAAGCCAAGCGCCGGGGAACGGCTGAACTGGCATTACTCAAAACTGTTGCCGCTTGTATTGGGAGTGCCATTCAGCGTCAACGGATTCAGCAAGCTCAACGAGAACACGCCACCGAACTAGCAAAAGCCAACGCCAATCTCCAACAGCGCGATCGCCTACTCTCCGTCGTTGCTCAAGTCACTAAAGACCTATTGGAAGCCGAAGACGCTGATCTAGCGATTCCAGTTGCCTTAAAAGCAGTCGGAGAAGTCGCAAACATGAGTCGCGTTTTGCTCATCCTTGAACATCAACACCCCGTCACACAAAAATTACAGCACTGCGTTACCTATGAGTGGGCAGCCACAGGCATCACCGATCATCATGCTGTTGGTATGTCTGTGATGAACAACGACGATTTCCAAATTTTGATTCAACCTCTTTATCAAGGGCAGTCTATCTGGCGAGTCATTGATGAATTACCCGATGTCACACGCTGGCAATTTGAGAAACTGCAAATCAAATCAACAGGTGTAGTCCCGATATTTATTGCCGGACGCTACATTGGCTGTGTCAGCTTTGATGATTGCGTGCATCCCCGGCACTGGAATCAGCAGGAAATAGATGTACTCACAACTGCTGCCGAGACTATTGGCGCGGCACTGCACCGCAAACAGTTAGTTGAGGGACTAATTGCCGAACGTGCGAAGGCGGCGGAAGAACGAGTCGCAGAATTGTCTAAGGCAAACATAGCTATCAAAAATAGTCTTGATCGCCTCGCCGCCGACTCGGAACTCAATACCTTCCTTGGTCATGTCATCCTAGAAATTAAACATCAACTAAATGCTCAAGTAGCCCATTTATTCCTCTACGATCCACCCTCTCATACCTTGCGGTTGCATTTGGGTTCGGAAACAGATGAAGTTTTACCCAAGGAAAAACTCCAAGACGTAGAAGCCTTTCTCGAACCAATTCCCGCCGATATTACCCGCGCTTGGGAAATTATGGTGCAGGCGAAACAGCCCCTGGAATTTGGGGTTTGGGAAAACACTCATCCAGAACACTGGCCTATAGCCCTGGAATGGCATCGTCAGCGAGGACATCAAACTGCCATGTGTATACCGCTGATGTTGGGTGATATAGCTTTGGGTTTCTTGGGGTTGGCATTCACCCAAAAAGCCACTTTAAATCCTGAAGAATTTGAACTAGCGCAAGCCTTGGCACATCAAGCAACACTAGCCATTCAACTCACCCAGTTGGCAGAAGAGGCAAAACAAGCCGCTATCCTCAAAGAACAAGAAAAAGCTGCCACCGCGCAAATTGCCGAACTCGTAAGAGCCAACGAATCACTGCGGGGCTGTTTGAATCGATTAGCAGATGAACCAGACTTAGAAACATTTTGGGAACATATTCTTCTAGAAGCCTCCGCCCAAGTCAATTCCTATGCAGCAGCGCTGTTCCTCTACGATGAGTCAGCCAATACACAACTGATGAAACGATATGTCCGCGAGGGACAGGTGATTCCCATCAAGACGGCTCCGGAACTAGCACAATTTAGAGTGCCTATTGCGGGAAGTATTGTTTCCTTGTGGAAAAAAGCGTTTTTGAGAGGCGAGTCCATCTTTTTTAATCTGGATGAAAGCGATCGCCTGGTTGGTTCGCGAATTAACTGGCATCGTCATCAAGGGCATCGTTCCATTGTGCGTGTACCGTTAATTTTGGGTTCTCGTCCCCTCGGTTTTATTGGTTTATGTTTTCAGGAACCCAGGACTAGCCTACCCCAAAATATTGAACTGATCGTGGCGTTAGCACAGCAAGCGACCTTAGCGATTCAGTTAACTCATTTAGCCGAGCAGAGTCGCCAAGCCGCAATTTTGGAAGAACGCAACCGGATGGCGCGAGAAATTCATGATACGCTAGCTCAAGCCTTCACAGGCGTGATTGTGCAATTGGGTGCTGCCTCTAGAATTGTTCCTGGTGAATTGGCAGAAGTGCAGACACACATCACCCAGGCACGGGATCTAGCTCGTGAAGGATTGTCCGAAGCCAGGCGATCGCTCAATGCTCTCCGTCCCCAAATTTTAGAAACTGGCAATTTAGGTAAAGCTTTTAACCGTCTTGCCACCCAAATGTCTGCCTCTATTGATACTTGCACAACTTGCAAAGTCTTCGGGCAAGTATATCCCCTATCGGCAGACATAGAGAATAACTTGCTCCGGATTGGACAAGAAGCATTGACAAATGCTATTAAACATGCATTTGCCAGCAGAATTCATATCGAACTAGTGTATGAACCGACTCAATTTACCTTACAAGTCAAAGACAATGGACGGGGATTTGAGACAGATAGCTTGTCTATAGTCAAGGGTTTTGGATTGATGGGGATGAAAGAACGTAGCGATCGCATCGGTGCCCAGCTAACAATCCAAAGCGTTACAGGACAAGGAACAGAAATTAAAATATCAATAATAGGCAACAAGCAATAGGAAAATTAGGCCACCACGCCACCCAAACAGTATCCGGGTTTCGGTGGGCAATGCCCACCCTACAAATGGTCATTTAATTGTGACACCTGCGTAATACCAATTTGCCAAAAAAATGCGACAGATTAATCTGTAGGAGCGGGGTCTCTCCCATTGGTGTCAACTTAACGTGAAACCTTGTCAAGACGTGATTTTGAATTAAATCACCTACCATCAAGATCTGCGTTACCCCACCCCGGTTTTGTCTAAAGCCAAAACCGGGGTGGGGTAAAATGTATGTCGGGTAAGCGTTGTAGCTCAATTTGACACAGGTGGGTCTCCCCGCCCTTTGTGACAATCCATGTGTCGCAAACATTATTTGAATTGGTATAAGTCCTGTTAAAAATACAGTTAAATAATTGAGGTTCTTCAGTAGCAACTATGACTGAGCAAAGCCCGATCCAAATCCTGATTGTTGACGATCATCCCGTCGTCCGCCAAGGTTTAGCAGCAATGATTGATCGGGAGCCAGATATGGCAGTTGTCGGACAGGTTTGTAATGGACATGAAGCCGTTGCAACATTCCGCCAACATCAACCTGATGTCACCCTCATGGATTTGCGAATGCCAGAGATGGATGGAGTCGCCGCCATTAGCGCCATCTGTAACGAGTTTGAAGACTCCCGGATTATTGTGCTGACTACCTATGACGGCGACGAAGATATTTATAGGGGACTCAAAGCTGGAGCTAAAGGTTATTTACTCAAAGACGCTGAACCTGATGAATTGCTCACAGCCATTCGCGTTGTCAACACTGGGCAGAAATACATTCCCACTTCGGTAGGAGCCAAATTAGCAGAGCGGGTAGGTATCCTACAATTGAGCGCACGAGAACTAGAAGTGATTGGCCTCATGGCTACTGGTAAAACCAACCAAGAAATTGGTGCTGCTTTGCGAATCTCCGAGGGTACAGTCAAGTACCACGTCAATAATATTCTCAGCAAATTGGGAGTTAGCGATCGCATCCAAGCAGTCATCACAGCCCTAAAACGCGGCATCGTTACTCTTCAGTAACAGTTATCAGTTAACCTAGCCATAAGTTAAGGTAATTTCCTCAGCTTAAGGTCAACCATAGACTGACTTTTCTATATGCCTAAAACTTTAACTCTGGTCTAGGGACAAAATCTGATTGATTTTATAGAGTGGAGCCATATCTGGTCAACGCAAAATCAAAGCTTTAGCTCAGACACATTCAGGAGGATATGTTGCAAAACTTTCATAGCCTTTAGAGCATTTCCCCTCCACAGAGATATTCCATGAGTCAGACCAACGATAATAACAGATTGATCGCGCCAATTTCAGAACGCGATCACACTCAAGGAGCGATAGATGCACCTATAGTACTAGTTGAGTATGGCAATTATCAATGCCCTCACAGTGGCGAAGCTCACAGAATTATCCCACAAATCCAGAAAGAATTAGGAAATAAATTATACTTTGCATTTCGTCACTTTCCCCAACCACAGATTTACCCACAATCCTATAAAACCGCTGAAGCAGCAGAAATAGCTGCTGCTCAAGGTA contains these protein-coding regions:
- a CDS encoding methyl-accepting chemotaxis protein — its product is MKNEFNTDNNVVSQPEISNLNTPLMIAHRQNLAQQILARCKTRVVASRKLKKSLLGIFFNLSITNKLLISLIASELVSILGIGIVGKYLISSNLQTSSLEQAKSAISFADIIDNIKNKQMGFNFQGNSDNPEIIRAISLPSPGQIINRHLKVEIKKIIVDLSKKNIGSNKSPIKFFRHQTNTTLVRETPGNHLNKLLGNSWTTEFIPVILALVIISIWVLIIRRSIMKLIQELEQTANKFATSDRSTKSEVFATDEVKQLALTFNDMANNLAEQVIRQENEAKLAQTVNEITSRFRGSLNTLHILNVAVTSTREAIKADRVIVYRFDENWYGTIIAESVGADWPLALGAQIADPCFAKDYANKYQKGLVQSWEDIHKAGLTECHLNQLEQFAVKANLIAPILINNKLYGLLIAHQCSAPRQWQDLEIKLLKQVAIPVGYALEQTSLLEQVEAARSRAEVAASEQRQQNEALQQQILHLLRDIAGVSQGDLTVRSEVKFGELGTVADFFNSIVENLRVIVTKVKVSANQVNTAIGNNEAAIRQLTDKALKQANNISLTVASVNNMTLSMQAVAEIAEIASQVAHNASLTVEDSEAAMDITVKNILRLRSTIGDTAKKVKRLGESSQQISHVVSLISQIATQTNLLAINAGLEATKAGEESEGFAIIAKEIGELAVCCTDATQEIEQIVEKIQLETSEVIKAMEQGTTQVVEGSRMVGDAKIALSQILNVSHQIDELVQSVSQMTLSQVETSQAVSKLMQEISQVSEFTSTSSRWVSQSLQQTVEISQELQKTVETFKVS
- a CDS encoding RNA-binding S4 domain-containing protein; the encoded protein is MIKLDQFLKLVGVAPTGGQAKLMIIDGDVKVNGTVETRRGRKLVLGDKVTVGRQTFEVEDF
- a CDS encoding GAF domain-containing protein, whose amino-acid sequence is MRQEDAIALLLEQIATLEQENMKLQTAVAIACEQERTAQAKVTQPVIQCVLVPEEQQRVAELEAQNRLLENRDRILEATATAANALLTIENFDQAVNTALKAIGESLDTDRVTVIENFAHPSAPLHCWKLLYEWNSPNTVSQISHPDEAEGTYEEGGIAEWYERISQGQSISCLLEEMPEPFRSGQAAIGVKALHIVPIFVEGLCWGVLGFDDCREAKRRGTAELALLKTVAACIGSAIQRQRIQQAQREHATELAKANANLQQRDRLLSVVAQVTKDLLEAEDADLAIPVALKAVGEVANMSRVLLILEHQHPVTQKLQHCVTYEWAATGITDHHAVGMSVMNNDDFQILIQPLYQGQSIWRVIDELPDVTRWQFEKLQIKSTGVVPIFIAGRYIGCVSFDDCVHPRHWNQQEIDVLTTAAETIGAALHRKQLVEGLIAERAKAAEERVAELSKANIAIKNSLDRLAADSELNTFLGHVILEIKHQLNAQVAHLFLYDPPSHTLRLHLGSETDEVLPKEKLQDVEAFLEPIPADITRAWEIMVQAKQPLEFGVWENTHPEHWPIALEWHRQRGHQTAMCIPLMLGDIALGFLGLAFTQKATLNPEEFELAQALAHQATLAIQLTQLAEEAKQAAILKEQEKAATAQIAELVRANESLRGCLNRLADEPDLETFWEHILLEASAQVNSYAAALFLYDESANTQLMKRYVREGQVIPIKTAPELAQFRVPIAGSIVSLWKKAFLRGESIFFNLDESDRLVGSRINWHRHQGHRSIVRVPLILGSRPLGFIGLCFQEPRTSLPQNIELIVALAQQATLAIQLTHLAEQSRQAAILEERNRMAREIHDTLAQAFTGVIVQLGAASRIVPGELAEVQTHITQARDLAREGLSEARRSLNALRPQILETGNLGKAFNRLATQMSASIDTCTTCKVFGQVYPLSADIENNLLRIGQEALTNAIKHAFASRIHIELVYEPTQFTLQVKDNGRGFETDSLSIVKGFGLMGMKERSDRIGAQLTIQSVTGQGTEIKISIIGNKQ
- a CDS encoding response regulator transcription factor, with translation MTEQSPIQILIVDDHPVVRQGLAAMIDREPDMAVVGQVCNGHEAVATFRQHQPDVTLMDLRMPEMDGVAAISAICNEFEDSRIIVLTTYDGDEDIYRGLKAGAKGYLLKDAEPDELLTAIRVVNTGQKYIPTSVGAKLAERVGILQLSARELEVIGLMATGKTNQEIGAALRISEGTVKYHVNNILSKLGVSDRIQAVITALKRGIVTLQ